The Aedes aegypti strain LVP_AGWG chromosome 3, AaegL5.0 Primary Assembly, whole genome shotgun sequence genome contains a region encoding:
- the LOC5570075 gene encoding replication factor C subunit 1: MSKDIRSFFSMGSKAKKPDPPKESSSSSGSSKRKVIVDSDEEPEDRNKKSVPTPERSSSHNKKRRVIDSDDEDSKKSPAKKKSSSSSSSSKPDLTKLKPVDAADFFSSAPVKRKEVPKPTKKAIKEEIEIHSDEEFEKTLLGLEEVIPETPEPVKKKVVKESPAKKKDDSSSKKLDKESPAKKKEESSVKKLDKESPAKKKETNGHGHHEDKQKDEKKKTPTPEKKKKEKPVVVKTESTSDGGTTPKSSKKSANESILTDEERYERKRMSAALYQKFKNRQGPANPGSKEIPKGKPDCLAGLQFVVTGVLESMERDECAQVIKDFGGKVVGSVSKKLTHMVVGEDAGPSKLAKADELGIPQISEDDLLDLIREKSGLPKKGSGSSGAKEEKVKPKEEKSPSKEKKRKTTEHDSEARKKKTTPENKRTPDKKHSEFSSPVAKLPKIPKIEKRSPEAKPVKIEKSSPVKKSPIKSEPIAPIKREVTSYQKDINSTENMAWVDKYKPTSVKQIIGQSGPASNVHKLMNWLSKWHSNHDGKKKLVRPSPWAKNDDGAYFKAALLSGPPGVGKTTTATLVCKELGFDAVEFNASDTRSKKLLKEEVSELLNNKSLFGYFTEGGKGDKVSKKHVLIMDEVDGMAGNEDRGGIQELIGLIKDSHVPIICMCNDRNHQKMRSLVNYCFDLRFNKPRVEQIKGAMMSVCFKEGLKLAPGALEEIISGTGGDVRQTLNHLALYSAGKSIGAGSLSVDQAKKEAETARKDVKMGPWDVVRKVFSAEEHKTMSIHDKSDLFFHDYSLAPLFVQENYLKVAPRVPKSQLMDQVALAADSLSRGDMVDRRIRSSMAWSLLPLQAMYSSVLPGEYMEGNFTGQINFPGWLGKNSKASKRKRLAQEIHDHTRISTSGSRLSVRLDYAPFLVDAIVRPLKEEGSEGVPQALDVIKEYRLLREDLESLVELTSWPKQKNPMDSVDGKVKAALTRAYNKEIAPYSYSAVNAVKKKRAEAADETSELYGEEGEENAAAVSDEEKEDDDLENNAFIKVKKKPATKGAGEGASAKATKASSSKGKASTSGKGKKK; this comes from the exons ATGTCGAAG GACATCCGTTCGTTCTTCTCGATGGGGTCGAAGGCGAAGAAACCCGACCCACCGAAGGAATCGTCGTCCTCTTCCGGTTCGAGCAAGCGGAAGGTCATCGTGGACAGCGATGAGGAACCGGAAGATCGCAACAAGAAATCAGTTCCCACGCCCGAGAGGTCCAGTTCCCACAACAAGAAACGCCGGGTAATCGACTCCGATGATGAGGATAGCAAAAAGAGCCCGGCAAAGAAGAAAAGTAGTAGTTCATCATCCTCATCTAAGCCGGATTTGACCAAGTTGAAACCGGTCGATGCGGCGGACTTTTTCAGTTCTGCGCCGGTCAAAAGGAAAGAAGTCCCGAAACCAACCAAGAAAGCCATCAAGGAAGAAATCGAAATCCACTCTGATGAAGAGTTCGAGAAAACGTTGCTCGGGTTGGAGGAAGTGATACCGGAAACGCCGGAACCGGTCAAGAAGAAGGTGGTAAAGGAAAGCCCTGCCAAGAAGAAAGATGATAGTTCTAGTAAAAAGTTGGACAAGGAGAGTCCGGCGAAGAAGAAGGAGGAGAGCTCCGTTAAGAAGTTGGATAAGGAAAGTCCCGCGAAGAAAAAGGAAACTAATGGTCATGGACACCATGAGGACAAACAAAAAGacgaaaagaaaaaaacgcCCACGccggagaagaagaagaaagagaaACCGGTGGTCGTGAAAACCGAAAGCACCAGTGATGGAGGAACAACACCAAAGAGCTCGAAGAAATCCGCCAATGAGTCCATCCTAACGGATGAGGAACGGTACGAGAGGAAGCGCATGTCCGCGGCGCTGTATCAGAAGTTTAAGAACCGGCAAGGGCCGGCCAATCCGGGCAGCAAGGAGATACCCAAGGGAAAACCCGATTGCCTGGCGGGGCTGCAGTTTGTGGTGACCGGAGTGCTGGAATCGATGGAGCGGGACGAGTGTGCTCAG GTCATCAAGGATTTCGGCGGCAAGGTGGTCGGTTCCGTGTCGAAGAAGTTGACCCACATGGTAGTCGGCGAGGATGCTGGACCGTCCAAGCTGGCAAAGGCAGACGAGCTTGGAATTCCACAGATTTCCGAAGACGATCTGTTGGATTTGATCCGGGAAAAGTCAGGACTTCCCAAGAAGGGCAGTGGCTCAAGCGGTGCCAAAGAGGAGAAAGTTAAACCTAAAGAGGAGAAGTCGCCTTCTAAAGAGAAGAAACGTAAAACAACTGAACATGATTCGGAAGCCCGGAAAAAGAAAACGACACCCGAAAACAAGCGAACTCCGGATAAGAAGCACTCCGAATTTAGCTCTCCAGTAGCGAAGCTGCCGAAAATCCCAAAGATCGAAAAACGTTCCCCCGAGGCAAAGCCCGTCAAAATCGAGAAGAGTTCGCCTGTCAAAAAATCACCGATAAAGTCGGAACCAATAGCTCCCATCAAACGAGAAGTTACCTCCTACCAGAAGGACATCAACAGCACCGAAAACATGGCCTGGGTCGACAAGTATAAGCCGACATCCGTTAAGCAGATCATTGGCCAAAGTGGCCCGGCCAGCAACGTCCACAAGCTCATGAACTGGCTTTCCAAGTGGCATTCGAATCACGATGGCAAAAAGAAGCTCGTCCGACCGAGTCCTTGGGCCAAAAATGACGACGGTGCGTACTTCAAGGCCGCCCTTCTGTCCGGTCCCCCTGGAGTGGGTAAAACCACTACAGCTACCTTGGTTTGCAAGGAACTGGGATTCGATGCGGTCGAGTTCAATGCATCCGACACCCGTAGCAAGAAGCTCCTGAAAGAAGAGGTCTCCGAGCTCCTGAACAACAAATCCCTGTTCGGATATTTTACCGAGGGAGGCAAGGGCGACAAAGTTAGCAAGAAGCACGTTCTCATCATGGACGAGGTGGACGGAATGGCCGGAAACGAGGATCGCGGCGGGATCCAGGAGTTGATTGGCCTCATCAAGGACAGTCATGTGCCGATTATTTGCATGTGCAACGACCGAAACCATCAGAAGATGCGGTCGCTGGTGAACTATTGTTTCGATTTGCGGTTCAATAAGCCGCGTGTTGAGCAGATTAAG GGTGCCATGATGTCCGTTTGTTTCAAAGAGGGCCTTAAACTTGCCCCAGGTGCCCTCGAggagatcatctctgggacagGAGGAGACGTTCGGCAGACGCTCAATCATCTGGCTCTGTACAGCGCCGGAAAGTCCATTGGCGCAGGCAGCCTCAGCGTCGACCAAGCCAAGAAGGAAGCGGAAACTGCTCGTAAGGATGTCAAGATGGGCCCATGGGACGTGGTCCGCAAGGTTTTCTCCGCAGAGGAACACAAAACCATGTCCATCCATGACAAATCGGATCTGTTCTTCCACGATTACAGTTTAGCACCTTTGTTCGTTCAGGAGAACTATTTGAAGGTGGCGCCTCGAGTACCTAAATCCCAACTAATGGATCAGGTCGCCCTCGCAGCGGACAGTTTGAGTCGGGGGGACATGGTTGACCGGCGAATCCGATCCAGCATGGCATGGTCGCTCCTCCCTTTGCAGGCCATGTACAGCTCGGTTCTTCCCGGTGAATACATGGAGGGTAACTTCACCGGCCAAATCAATTTCCCCGGATGGTTGGGCAAGAACTCCAAAGCCTCGAAACGGAAACGCTTGGCCCAGGAGATTCATGATCACACCCGGATCAGCACATCCGGTTCGCGTCTCTCAGTTCGGTTAGACTACGCTCCGTTCCTGGTGGATGCAATTGTGCGGCCTTTGAAGGAAGAAGGCTCCGAAGGGGTCCCTCAAGCACTCGACGTCATTAAGGAATATCGCCTGCTCAGAGAAGACTTGGAATCGCTGGTCGAGCTAACCTCGTGGCCCAAACAGAAAAATCCCATGGATTCGGTGGACGGAAAGGTGAAAGCTGCCCTAACGAGAGCCTACAATAAGGAAATCGCTCCATACTCTTACTCGGCGGTCAACGCGGTGAAGAAGAAACGAGCCGAAGCTGCCGACGAAACGAGCGAACTGTACGGAGAGGAAGGGGAAGAGAACGCCGCGGCAGTCTCCGACGAGGAGAAAGAGGACGACGATCTGGAGAACAATGCATTCATAAAGGTAAAGAAGAAGCCGGCAACGAAGGGAGCTGGCGAAGGAGCGTCTGCTAAGGCGACTAAAGCAAGCAGTTCGAAGGGTAAAGCTAGTACTTCCGGAAAAGGTAAGAAAAAATAG